The genomic window ttcccttctctgtccCGGGAGGATCGGAGCTGCAAGcgttcctccctccctccaccgGTGGCACCAGCGCAGCCGGGAGACTCGGAGGAGGGACTGCCGGGGGCTGCAGGCTGCGCGGTTCGTACACGTGGGGAGGATAATAAAGTTTAATAACGGCTTTGTCAGCGGTGCGGGGGAGAAGAACCGAGCCCAGCCGAGCCGAGCCCAGCCCCGCCGCGGCGAAGCCCCGCAGCACCATCTCCCGGCCGAGACACGAGAGCGACGGGGACGGCCAGGCCTGCCTTTATTTGTCCCCCACAGAGCCCGTCAACAAAGGGCCAACTCCGGGTGCCCGGGGTGCCACAATGCCAGCACCCGCTGTGCCCAGCTCTAGCCTGGGCGGAACCCCTGGCTGCTACATGAAGTGGCTAAGCTGTATCCTACCATGGTGGTCTCACACTTCAGTCCTGGCATCaccagcaggcaggctgctgggctctgccataGCAGCTTGGGCAGACGCTGGCACCGGGCTCTGCCCGGCATCCCCCTCTGGACAGCTAGACTTTGCTGTGCCGTGGCTGCCCTGGGTGGCCTGCCAggccaggcactgctgtggtATTGCCACAGGGGTGGTTGTGCCATGTCTGCTGCTGTGTCTCTTCCGCCAGGCCAGGTTTGCTCCTCAGccagagaggggacagaggAGACAGCACTGCTGGTCCCAGCTGCGCTCCTGTGCAGGCAGCATCCAGCGtcctcacagcctctcctgctctgccatgcGGCTCTCCTTGCCATCCTCCTGGGCCACAGGCTGGTGTCTGAGCAGGGTCTCCTGCCCAGGTAAGctgtcttcctcctcctcctctgccatcTCCACAGCCTGCTTGCGCTCCAGGTTCTCCATGTTCCCAGCCTCTATCTGCACAGGGGCAGGGGTCAGGGGCAAGCAGCTATGTCTCCAACCCCTGCACCCGTACCTTCCCTTGCTGTGCTCTCATGCAGAGCAAGGCCTCATCCTGTGCTCATCCCTCCTGTCTCAGCATTtggcagcagcatctcagggTTGGCCCAGTCCTTCTCCTGTCCCAGATGGGCAGCCCTAGGATAgcccccacccctcctgccctgctctgttgcTCCCTGATGCTTGTACctccctggctgtgcccagaagggaccccaagccactgctggaggagagctCTGGGCAGACTCACCTGCTTCTGCACCTGTCGCCTGGGATCTGCATGGAAAAGGGACAGAGAAGGCAACAGTCAGTGGGGAGCactcctgccctgcactgctgcaagcATTCAGGGCTCAGAGCTGGGGCTTGGTGCTGCTATACTGGAGATCCTGCAGCTGACACTGGGGTTGGTGTCTGCAGCAGGGAAGCCTGGCTGGACCTGCAGGAGACACCTCACTGCCCCAGCTGGGCAACAGGCTCTGGGGGcatggccagtggtgttcccagaagggctgccctgctcttttcgcagcagctgctggcctcCTTTGCCTGGCTCCTCACCTCCTGTGCCACTCTGGCCAAGGTGTGACTTCCCAGGTTCTGGCTCCTTCCTTACCTGTGTGGACCAGGCAGTAGATGCAGATACCCACAAGGCAGGTGACGACAGCAGCCGTGATGGGGATCAGCACCGACAGTGAGGAGCGTCTGCCCGACTCTGTGGAGGAGAGGGGGTCAGCAGGCACCAAGTGCCCCAAGCTGCCTCCGTTCCACCAGGCCTAGTCCCGTGGGGATCCCTCACAGGGACAGAGAGGAGCAATGGTGTGTTCAGACTTTTCACTCCCCAAAGCACCCATGGGCTATCTCCTCCCAGTactgcagcacccagagcagcatgAGATCCCTGCTCTGCACCCGCCCGGCACAAGGCACTAGATGCTTACCACAGATCGCATCTGAGGTGTTAGTCCCTTTCACCTTCACCACCAGCCCCTTCTCCTcgcagctgcagggaagaacaAGACCATGTAACCaacacagcagcctgggcacacaGAAAGTCTCTGAGGAGGAACACTTGGAGCTGGGTGGCCACCAGAACTGTGTGAGAAAATGTCCTGCGCTGAGCCTGCTGGGCTCTGGAGGGGCAAGTGGCCCCAGCATTGACCCCTCTGCTGCATGACAGGGATAGGGAATGGTCCCATCCCAGAGTCCTGGTCTGGAGCTGCTGAATCTGCTGAAGAGGGGGACAAAGGACAGAAAGGAGCACATATTTGAGACCTGCCCAGTCAGGGAGACCCTGGGATTCAGGTGCAGCAGTTACTACAGAACAGCTCAGAGATGACTCAGTGACAGGCTACAAGTGGCTCCATGGGGAGGTAATTTCTGGGCAAAGATGAAAGCAAAGTGAAATCCAATGGCTGGCAGCTGAAGCAAGACTAATTCAACCTGGAAATAAGGCTCACATTTCTACCAGGGAGTGCAATTAACCCTTGAGCAGCTTTCTAAAGACAGGGACAACCTGCCAGCTGGTGGCATCCTCAAAACCAGACTCCCCACAGAGAGGAATGGTGCCTTGAGCCAAGCAGCGTGCTGGGAGGCACGTCTGGACAGGGCATGGTGGTTGCCTATAGGCCCTAATCCCTTGCTCCCCAATGCGGATGGCAGCATagacatccctggaggggacAGCATTCTGCACACACACTGAGAGATGGTCAGAGCTCCTGGATTCTGCTTCAAGCTCAGCCATATCACTCTGAACCTCACCACGCtcttcagagctctgctcttctcactCCTGCCCTACACCAGCCTGACACTGTGTCCCTTGGagaccagcccagctgcctggtCCCCAAGGCCCAGGCAGCAGAGGACATGCTCAGGGGAAAGGATGTGGCCAGCATTCAGACAATACCTTGTCCAAGGATGGCATGGCTCAGTTTTAGAAGAGATGTTGGAGAAGGTGCCTTCTGCACAGGGCTCACAGGGAGACGACATCCGGGCCACGGCCTTGGCTGAAGTGGAGCAGAGGTTACAGGAGAATCAGTACAGCCTGTGGGATGTCCCTCACCACGGGTGAGGACGGCAGGCAAGCAGCACTTCTTGTGGCAATGATgccaggcagagggacagcacagATCTCCCAAAGCCCTGCCAGGGGCATCTTGCTGGTGGAAACCCCCTTTCCCGGGAGGATCCGTGATCAGTGCTGCCAGGGCACCAGTCCTGCTGAGAGGGAGGAGCTGGCCAGACCCACCTGCCACAAAGCCGAAGCCGCGCTGGCAGGGCTGGTTCTCCAGACAGGTCTGGCAGCTGGAGTCAGAGCAGTGCATGCCAGCTCGGCACTGGCACACCGTGTTGTGTGTTGCATTTCCTTCTGTCTTCACAACGAGGCCAGCATCTGGGCAAAAGGAGGGTGGGCAAGGTGAGACATTGGGTGAGCCTGTAGAAGCACTAAGCCCTTCAGCGCCCCAAGGCTAAGGCTGGCTGGAACAGGGAACACTTACTGCCTTCACAGATGTCGTGGGGAGCACAGTGTCTCTCCTTGGTCCAGCTCTGCTGGTAATGCCCACTCTCACAGTGGGTGCAGACAGACTCTTCTGTGCCATCACATTCGGAGATCAGCTTTTCCCCTGCAACAGAGGCTGATGAAGAGGGAGGGGGCAAGAGGGCTTtacccctctccagcagcagctgtgccagcaggacagggcCACTGGCAGCTGTAGATGCCAGGACGGCTGTGGCATGCCATCCAGTATCCTGATGCCACtctggaggacagggccagcttGCCTGGTGGCTGTACAGAGGTGGGTGAAGGGGGCTGCTGGTGCAAGGGCATGAGAACCAGGGGCCGTTCACTGCCTCCAACACTCCAAGGACTAGAAAATGAACTTGCAGTGAGAGTAGAGGCTGGCAAGTACCATCACCATTTGGTAGTGCCAGTGGCAGCACTCTCCCTGCACCATtgggtcctgcagctgcaggagcacagacAATCCCAAGAAAGCTGCGGTAGATTCAGGGAGGTCCAGGGGGTTCTCCCAGAGCACCAACAAGGTCCCAGTTCCTCTAGCACCAAAGTGATACAGGGAGGTAAAGctgtcagcactgctggcaATGGGGAGAAAGGGCTTGAGCTGGGCATGCTCCACTGTGGCTAGGCAGCAGATCCTGGCACAACCAGCCCATGGAACCccaagagaagggaagggtcTCCATACCTGGCTGACAGCGGTTGCAGCACCTGCCCTTGTGTTCATACTGCTTTGTAAAGCATCTTACAGCATCACCAGTCTCACAGCACTGCAAGAAAGAAGACCTGTGGATtcaggctgctccccagcacatgTGTGCCAACCCGGGTGCTAACTCACATCCCGAGGCGGGGGTTCCCTCACACCActcttcccagccctgcactaACCACAGACCGCAGCTGAGACGCCTGCGCTGCCTGCTGCCACCGGTGCTCTCTTTGAAGTGGGGTGGCAGTGACTCGGGCACGGTGGCTCCACGTTTCCTACCAGATGGTGACCGCACATTGCTCCGTGTCCCTGCCAGCACGGCTGCGGTCCCGGACAGGGGGAGCAGTCGACCCACCCTGGCTCAGTGAGGCGGCGATGGGGCTAGGGGCCATTGCCAGGTCTGACATGGGGACACcggagctggcagaggggaagCGGCCCGCTGTCACACGTCTAACATGAGCAGAACGGGAAGTGAAAGGGGCGCGAGCGCGTCTGTCCCTGCGCCCCGGGATGGGGACAACCTGGCTGCGggcccaggctgtgcccagcacagtgGACCCCCGGGGCCTCACCGCTCCCCGTCCTTGGCTGCGGAGACCCAGACCCGTCCCCGTCCCGGCACAGACCAGGGCTGCGGACTCCGCTTCCTTGGAAGAAAACCGAAAGCGGGCCCGGCCCGGGCCGAGACCCGCCTGCCTagccgccgcctcctccccgCGGGTGGAGGGTTCCGGGTCGATTGGACCCGGCTGGCTCGGTGTTGGCTCAGctccccccgccgccgccacaGGTCCGACCCTGGCTATAACTCCCACCCAGGGACGAGCCGCGCCGAAGGGATGGGCAATAACGGGCGGACCGTGCCCCTTCCCGGCAAGCCCGACGGCTACGGCCCGGGTCCCTGCCCGCAGTAAGGGAGCTGCCCGTATCCCAGCCTGCGTCCATTCGCCAGACCCCGTCCCGGTCGCActcacccccagcagcaccgCGCCCAGCAGCCCTAGCAGCCGGAGCCGGTTCATGACGCTGTCCCGGCGCTGCAGCCGCCCGCCCTATAACGCCTCGGCCAGTTCCCGCCCAGGAAGGGGGCGTTGGGCCGCCCGCCGCGGGCCCACGGGGGCTTCCCCGCCCGGGGAGCCCCTCCAGAATTCGGCCCGGGGTAGAGAGCAAGGGTAACGCTCCCGGCCAAACCGGCGAGCCCCtagcccagcctgcctggctcAGCCCGGGGTCGCGGGAAGGGTACCTGCCCCgggccctcctgctgctgtcccatgggGCCATCCGTGCTGGGCCACCCgagccctgcctggcacaggggtCTTaggggagcagctggagctaGGGGTCCCAGTATGGTGGCACTGGATGAGTGTCCTGCTGGAGATGGGAAGgtggctcctgcctgctccctgcaagCCCCATAGAGCCACAGTCCTGCCTGTGCCATCCCCATTTGACAAGGTACAGGCAGGGGCAGTCGCCAGCTGCAGGCCATAGTGAGGACAGGGAAGGTTCCAACTTTGCCAGCTCAGTCCTGTGACAGAAGTTCAGAGGTTTCACTTCATTTCCCCAACGGTAACCCAGAGCCATGGCCCTGGAGAgtcccctgccactgcccagAGGGCCTGGCCTCGGTGTCCCCACAAATACGTCAGCCCTGAAACGGGAACATGAGAAGAGCTGAGGGTACAACTGAAGTCCTCAAAGCCACTGCCCTGCCTCAGTTCCGTCAGGGAAGACCCTGCTCAATCCCCAGGGAAGTTCCAGGCTTCTCTGCTCCAAAGACCTTCCCTGGACTCCCCTCCCCATCACAGCacgcagctgggcaggagcactGCTGTCTCAGCATCCCTCAGTGCCCCAGGCACACTGCGTGCTGCCACCCAGTTTCTTCACACGATGATGGCCGTGGCAACAGCATCACACTACAGCCTCAGGCGCGGTTCAGAGGCTGctggctttctgctgctggctgtggcctTCGCCAGGCCACTGCTGCTCAGAAAGGAGGACAGCAAAGCATCCCCGGGGCAGGCACCACATGCTCTGGATTCCCCGGGCCGTGGCACTTCCCAAAAGTGAGCACAGAGGGTCCCGGGGGAGTCTCGAGGACAGAGACTGGGAGCTGAGGCCGGGAAGGGGATTTCTAGGCCAAGCCCCTGCGGGCCCTGCTTGGGAAGTCCCCACATCCCCGGGCACCGGCCGTGCACAAGCTGCATTTGCAAGCGCTGTGTGCTCCCCGCTCCTCGCCCAGGCAGGAATCCCCGGCCCGAGCAGCCACGGTCCCAGTACCCGCACAGTGGGGCAGACCCGTGCTGGGACAGCCAAGAACAGTGGTCTGGGCCCCAGCCCAATGCAGCTGGGCCCCAGCAACGCCACCGCTACGCAGCCTGACCCCTGCGCCGGGCGAGGGCGCGACAGGACCCCGGTCCCGTCTcgtccctgccctgccccgccTCGCCTCGCGTGAGGTCTGTGGCGCCACCCAGCGGCTTCGCCCCGAAGCCTCCAGTGGCACTACGAGTCCCAGCGTGCCTTGCGGCGGCGGCTCATAGAACATACTGGGAGCCGGGCAAGTCGTCCAGTGCCGTGCGCCTCGACCAGCATGGTGGCCGGTGCTTACGTCAGAGCGTGCGCCGCAAAGCGTGCAGGTGTCGTAGCCCCAGCGGTGCTTTCCCCCCTGCTTTACGGTAGTGCTGTGCGGCAGCGGTGGTTGGCGCCTTTGTCCTGGCGGGCGGCGGCCTGAGGCAGAGCGGATCCGGTGCGGCGGTGAGTCTGCGGCGGCCCCGCGGCGTTACCGGCGCGCTAGAGTGAAGGGTGGACCGAGGCGAATACCGTGGGGTCAGTCCCCGGGCCGGGTGTGCCCCGCGGCCTGCGAGCGGGCCGCGCCTCAGCCCCCCCGCCCCGCGCGGCCGGGATGTGGTAGTATGGAGCGTGGGCTCGCTGGAACTCCTCTTGTGTCTTCGTGGCGGCCGGGGACCGGCCAGTCGGTAGGGTTAAAGGGGCTGGAAAATGCCAGATGCCCAGTCAGGGTGTGCAGCGGGTGATGTCGTTTTCGCGACAGCCCCCGGAAGCGCTTGCGGCCTAGTGTGCGAACGGCAGCCGCTGGTGAGGCGTCAGGCGGGTAGGTTTTTCCTCAGTGATGCTCGAGGATGCTGCCGAGCAGGTGAGCAGGCCCCGGGCAGCCGCGCTCTGTGAGGCCTGGCTGCCGTTCTCCCGCAGCAGCAGTGTCCCGGGAAAGAAGGGCGCCGGCGTTTTCCGCTTTCACGTTTCCCTTgtggcagctctgcttctgcccgCTCTGCTGGTTGCGGTGAATTGGCGAGCGGGTGCTGATGCTGCTCCCCGAGAACGGCCACCCGTTCCAGTAAATTCTCTGACTTTTGGGAGCGTGGCACAGGTGTGGGGTGCTGGGAACCGATGCAGggtgggaagctgctgctcctcagcagtgtTACTTCCAGTGGTGGCTGGCATTGCTGTCTGCCTTGCTCAGCAGCATCTGGCGGGCTTGTGTGCCCTGTTGTAGTATCCTCCCTCATCTTTCACATTATCTGAAGTGATAATGCTATTAATATCTAACATTTCGTTTTAAACACAGGGGGTTTAAGGGAAGGTGGTTTTAATTAACTTCCAGAGGATTTACTGGAACATGAGCCAACTGTCCTGTATCTATTTAGGCTGGCAATCAGTTTCTGCCTGAGGACTGGCACCTTGAAGCCCAGCGCATGGTTGGCCTCCATTAACCTGGCGCAGCTTGCTTAAAGCTGGGACAGCAGTCATTTGATCTGGTCTTGTGATTGCTAAATGGCCCTTAACTGTGTAATCTACCAAATGAGAAATGGTAAGAGGCAGTAAATGCTGTGGTAACTCAACCTGTCCAAGTGTTTGGGATttactgctttgttttgaaagtGATCTGCAagtagaaaaattatttcctgattTTTCTCCCTGTGGAAAGCTCTTTGCACCCTTGCCCCCAACTGCCCCCACTGTTCCCACCTATACGAAAAAGCAAAGGgaatttcttgctgcttttattcAGTTGTGGGGTTGTTGCTGTGTGTACAGGGTATGTTCCAAGGCCACATACGGGTcatgctgccagagcagtgctgggagctggctggagATAGCTTCTTTCCCCTCCAGTGATGAGAATTTGAGCAGCAatagaacagaagaaaaatctagTGTTTCCGTGCAGAAGAACAGGATGAGGTTTGGGACTTCTGATGGGAAAGGTAAAACCGTGTGTGGACAAACTTACAGGCTAATATGGTAGAAGAAATGGTGCCTTTTTTGCTTGATTTTGAATggactgttgtttttttctttcttgcctgTTTTGGCAgcctggtttgtttttaaaagtctgTCAGACTGGGTGGGGTTCTCTGCCTCCCACCCACGCAGGggatctgaacaggaggagaaaacaatGCTAGTGTGAAGTGATCCCCCCAAGTTTTACGTCTCAGATCTGGAGTAGATCTTGTTTTACATGCCAACTGAGTGTTGTCCAAAGGTATAAAATGGTTTTACATAAAGAGTTTTACATTTGACTTGCTTGTTTGGAGACTACTGTGAATGAGTACAGGTCACTGTCACTGGCAGTTGGTTGTCACTTCTCATGACTAACAGTAACAGTTTGTTTTGATTCCACTCCATTTCATCAGCTTTCTTGCCTGGTGCAAACAGAAACCTCCCTCCCATATTCCTCTAGCTGAATGTTTAGGAGTATGACAACTTTATTAAAGAATTTTCCAACTCTCAAGTTAATCTCAGAAGTTTTGCTGGTTTTCATTTCTCTAAGATGTGACTTTCACAGCAGCAGGTAAAACCCTGTGTGAACTTTGGGGTTTCATAGCTGGTTGCAGTGTGTTGTGTTGGATGTTTGTTGGATGCTTTGATGTCATTCTTGGAGTGAGTTTGTAcagggggtgctgctgctgccctggctctgtctgcagcagggggttggcacaGAAGTCTTTTACCGTGCTGGGAGAGGCGAGGCCTCAGTACAGCATTGGGAGTGGGAGGCTGTGGGGTTAAATTCCCAGCTGTGGACCCGTCTTCTGTGGGAGCTGACAACTCAACAGGAAGAGGGATACACGGTTTAGTGGAGATAGGAGTAAGAAACAGTGTTTTTTGGTGTGGCAAGCTGCTGTTTCATACTGAGGGAAGTGCACCAGGTGTGGTCACCGCAGTGCATGCAGCCAGCATCTCCTGATGCCCTGTTCCAAGCCTGTTGTGGAGCCTTTGGGTCTTGTGCGATGCTGTGgtgtttcctttctgcttgTTAAATGCTGCATCAATCCCAAC from Indicator indicator isolate 239-I01 chromosome 24, UM_Iind_1.1, whole genome shotgun sequence includes these protein-coding regions:
- the CD40 gene encoding tumor necrosis factor receptor superfamily member 5, whose amino-acid sequence is MNRLRLLGLLGAVLLGCCETGDAVRCFTKQYEHKGRCCNRCQPGEKLISECDGTEESVCTHCESGHYQQSWTKERHCAPHDICEGNAGLVVKTEGNATHNTVCQCRAGMHCSDSSCQTCLENQPCQRGFGFVAAKAVARMSSPCEPCAEGTFSNISSKTEPCHPWTSCEEKGLVVKVKGTNTSDAICESGRRSSLSVLIPITAAVVTCLVGICIYCLVHTDPRRQVQKQIEAGNMENLERKQAVEMAEEEEEDSLPGQETLLRHQPVAQEDGKESRMAEQERL